The DNA segment CTGCCGGGCTTCGGGGACTCCCCGCCGCCGGACGACGGCGACTACTCCGTCACCGGGCACGCCCGCGCGGTCATCCGCCACCTGGACGCGGCCGGACGCGGCCCGGTGCACCTGCTGGGCAACTCGCTCGGCGGCGCGGTCTCCACCCGCGTGGCCGCCGTCCGCCCGGACCTGGTGCGCACCCTGACGCTCGTCTCGCCCGCCCTGCCGGAGCTGCGCGTCCAGCGCAGCGCGGTCCCCACCGCCCTGCTGGGCGTGCCCGGCGTGGCCGCGCTGTTCAACCGGTTCACCCGTGAGTGGACCGCCGAGCAGCGGGTGCGCGGGGTGACGGCCCTCTGTTACGGCGATCCCACGACCGTGACGCCGGAGGCGTTCGGGTACGCGGTGGAGGAGCTGGAACGGCGCCTGAGGCTGCCGTACTTCTGGGACGCGATGACCCGCTCCGCGCGCGGGATCGTGGACGCGTACACGCTGGGCGGGCAGCAGGGGCTGTGGAGGCAGGCCGAGCGGGTACTCGCGCCGACCCTGCTGGTCTACGGTGGCCGTGACCAACTCGTCGGCTTCCGTATGGCCGCCAAGGCCGCCCGCTCCTTCAGGGACTCCCGTCTGCTGTCCCTGCCGGACGCCGGGCACGTGGCGATGATGGAATACCCGGAGCTGGTGGCCAGGGCGTTCCGCGAACTTCTCGCGGAGAGCGCCGTACCGGGCGCCACGGACGCGGAGAACTGAGGGCAGGGGTGGGACGACACAGTCGCCGAGGACCGGCTCCCCAGGGGGACCCCTCGGCCATAGAGGGCACCGACCCGGTGGCCGGGGGCACCGAAGACGTCACCGGGACGGGTGACTTCGCCGTGCGCCCGCGTCCACGGGGCGGTGAGTCGTGGACCGCCGGACCCCAGGGCGCCTCCGGTGCGACCGTGAGCGGTGCCGGACGCCATGTCCCGCAGGGCCGGCGCGGCGACGAGCGGGCGCCGGACGCCTTCGGGGCCGCGCGGGGCGGTCACCCGGAACAGCGTGAAGTGGGCGGCGGCTGGGGCGAGTTCGAGAACCGTCGGGCCACCCCGGGGCCCTTCCCGAGGCAGCGGCGCGCGGAGCCCGCGGACGCGGGTACCGGCCCGCGCCGCGAGTACCTGGACGCCTTCGCCGAGGGCGCCGCTCCCCGGCCGCCCCGGCGGGCCGAGGTGCCGGAGCCGAGGACCGCGCCGGACGAGGGCGGGGAGCCTCCCGTATCCGAGCCCGCGGCGACCCGGCACGGCGGCAAGGGGCGCGCCTTCACCGGGGTCGCGGCCGCCGCCGTGACCACCGTGCTCGCGATCGTCGTCGCCGGACAGGTGGCCGACGGCCGCGCCCAGGGCGACTCGCGGTCCCAGGCCGCCGCCGGCGGGCTGCCGGCCGGCGCCCAGGCCGTGCCCTCCAGCGCGCCGAGCGCCGTCCCGCTGACGTACGCCCAGAAGATGGGCCGGCTCTATCCCCTGGCGGCGAAGCTCAAGGGTTCCGGCAGGTTCGACACCGTGCCCGGCTCGGCCAAGGCGCCCGGCAAGGGCCCGAAGATGACCTACCGGGTCGACGTCGAGCAGGGGCTCGGCCTGGACGGCGCGCTGTTCGCCGACGCCGTGCAGCGCACCCTGAACGACGACCGGAGCTGGGCGCACGGCGGGGAGCGCAGCTTCGAGCGGGTCTCCACCGGCAAGCCGGACTTCGTGATCACCCTGGCCAGCCCCGGCACGACCGCCGAGTGGTGTGCCAAGTCGGGCCTGGACACCACCGAGGACAACGTCTCCTGCGACTCGGCGGCCACCGAGCGCGTGATGATCAACGCGTACCGCTGGGCGCAGGGCAGCGTCACCTACGGGGACGCCGAGATCTACGCCTACCGCCAGATGCTGATCAACCACGAGGTCGGCCACCGGCTCGGACACGGGCACGTCACGTGCCAGAAGAACGGCTCGATCGCCCCGGTGATGCAGCAGCAGACCAAGTTCCTCGACCACGACGGAATCCACTGCCTGCCCAACGCCTGGCCGTATCCGAAGAGTTGAGGCGTGAGTGAACGGCGGCGCACTCATGTCACATTGACATGAGTCGCAAGTTCGTTCATATTTCTGCGCATGTGGTCCCGTCACTCCGCCCTCCGCAGCGCCGCCATCGAGCTGGCGCTCATCGGTGTGACCCCCTCTGCGTGGCCGACATCGACTGTCGCTGACGCCGCCTTCCTGGCGTCCGCGTCGATGCGTGCCCTTCTCACCCTGCCGCCCGTGAGCCTTCTCGCGGGATCTCTCGACGACTGACGCCGGGGCCGGCACCTGTCCGCAGGTGTCTCATTCCTCGTCCCCATGTCTCACCCCTCGGACAGTCCGGGGGGTTCCCCCGAGAGGTCGTCATTTCCGATGCATCAATCGTCCGTCATAGCGCGCCGCGTGGCAGCGGCATCCGTCGGCCTGGTCGTGGCAGCGGGCGCCGCCGCCTGCGGCCCTGAGGACAACGATGCCAAGGGCGCCGGTGGCGACTCCACGCCCCACAAGGGCGGCACCCTCACCGTGCTGAACGCCGAGGCCCAGACCGACTTCGACCCGGCCCGCCTCTACACCTCCGGCGGCGGCAACGTCCCCTCGCTGGTCTTCCGCACCCTCACCACGCGCAACCGCGAGAACGGCGCCGAGGGCGCCAAGGTGGTCCCCGACCTCGCCACCGACACCGGGCGCCCCAGCAAGGACGCGACCGTGTGGACGTACACCCTGAAGAAGGGGCTGGAGTACGAGGACGGCACCCCGATCACCTCGGCCGACATCAAGTACGGCATCGAGCGGTCCTTCGCGCCCGAACTCTCCGGTGGCGCGCCCTACTTGCGGGACTGGCTGAGCGGCGCCGCCGACTACCAGGGGCCGTACAAGGACAAGAAGGGTCTCTCCGCGATCGAGACGCCGGACGCGCGCACGATCGTCTTCCATCTGAACAAGCCCGAGGGCGAGTTCCCCTTCCTCGCCACCCAGACGCAGTTCGCGCCGGTGCCCAAGGCCAAGGACACCGGCACCAAGTACGAGCAGCACCCGGTCTCCTCCGGGCCGTACAAGGTGGTCAGGAACCAGAACGACGGCGAGCGCGTGCTGCTGGAGCGCAACCCGCACTGGAGCGGTGACGACGAGCGCAAGGCGTACCCGGACAAGGTCGACGTGCGCTCCGGGCTCGACTCCTCCGTCATCAACCAGCGGCTCGCCGCCTCCCAGGGCGCCGACAAGGCCGCCGTCACCACCGACACCAACCTCGGCCCGGCCGAACTCGCCCGGGTCAGCGGCGACAAGGGCCTCGCCGCCCGGGTGGGCACCGGCCACTTCGGCTACACGGACTACATCGCCTTCAACCCGAAGGTGAAGCCGTTCGACGACCCGAAGGTGCGCCAGGCGATCTCGTACGCCGTCGACCGCTCCTCGGTGATCAACGCGGCCGGCGGGTCCGCGCTCGCCGAGCCCGCAACCACCTTCCTGCCCGACCAGAAGTCCTTCGGGTACACCCCGCACGACCTGTTCCCGGCGGGCAAGTCCGGCAACGCGGCCAAGGCGAAGGAGCTGCTGAAGGAGGCCGGGCACCCGAACGGGCTGACCGTCACCCTCACGCATTCCAACAGCAAGGACTTCGAGACCAGCCCGGAGATCGCCACCGCCCTCCAGGACGCCCTGAAGAAGGCCGGGATCACGGTCAGGCTCCAGGGTCTTGAGGACAACGACTACCGGGACAAGATCCACAGCATCAAGACCGAGCCCGGCTTCTTCCTGGCGCACTGGGGCGCCGACTGGCCCTCCGGCGGTCCCTTCCTCGCCCCGATCTTCGACGGCCGCCAGATCGTCAAGGACGGCGCCAACTTCAACACCGGTCTGCTGGACGACAAGTCGGTCAACACCGAGATCGACGCCATCAACAAGCTGACCGACCTGAACGCGGCCGCCGCCCGCTGGGGCGCGCTGGACAAGAAGATCGCCGGCAACGCCCTGGTCGTCCCGCTGTTCCACCCCGTCTACAAGCGCCTGTACGGCTCGGACGTCAGGAACATCGTGATCAGCGACTGGACCGGCGTGCTGGACATCTCCCAGGTCGCGGTGAAGTGACCCGGTGAGCGAAGCACTTGTCGCCGTCGAGGCCGCCGGGGCGGAGATCACCGCCCCGGCGGCCTCGGGGGCCCGTCAGTTCTGGCGGCGGCTGCGCGCGCAGCGGGCCGCCCTGGTCGCCGCGGCCGTCGTCGCGCTCCTCGTCCTGGTCGCGCTCGCCGCGCCGCTCCTCACCTCCGTCGAGGGACAGGACGCCACCACGTACCACCCCGGCCTCGTCGACTCCGCGCGCGGCGGGGTGCCCATCGGGTCGCTCGGCGGGATCGGCGCCGAGCACTGGCTCGGCATCGAACCGCAGACCGGCCGCGACCTGTTCGCCCGGCTGGTGGAGGGCGCCCGCGTCTCGCTGGGCGTCGCCTTCGCGGCCACGCTCGTCCAGGTGCTCATCGGCGTCACCGTCGGTGTGGCCGCCGCCATGGGCAGCCGCTGGCTGGACCAGGTCCTCAGCCGGATCACCGACATCATCGTGGCGCTGCCGCTCATGATCATGGCGCTGGCGCTGCTGGCCGTCGTGCCCGCGAGCTTCCCCCGCCCGGTGCTGGTCGCCCTCGTCATCGGGCTGATCGCCTGGGGCAACGTCGCCAAGATCGTGCGCGCCCAGACGCTCACCCTCAAGGGGCTCGACCACGTGGCCGCCGCCCGGCTCAGCGGATGGGGCGCCGTGCGCGTGGCCCGCCGCGAGCTGCTGCCCGGCCTCGCCGCGCCCGTCATCACCTATGCCGCGCTGCTGGTGCCCACCAACATCTCCGCCGAGGCCGCCCTGTCCTTCCTCGGCGTCGGGGTGAAGCCGCCGACGCCCTCCTGGGGACAGATGATCACCGCGGCCGACGTCTGGTACCAGGCCGCGCCGCAGTACCTGCTGTTCCCGGCGGGCGCCCTGTTCACCACCGTGCTCGCCCTCACCGTCCTCGGTGACGGCGTCCGCACCGCACTCGACCCGCGCGCCGCCTCCCGGCTGCGCGTCGGCACCGGCCGCGCCCGGAAGGAGGACGCCGCGTGAACGGCTTCGGCGGATTCCTGCTGCGCCGCGCGGCGGGCACGTTCATCACCCTGCTCGCCGTCTCGGTCCTCGTCTACGTGGTCTTCTACGCCACCCCCGGCAACGTCGCCCAGATCACCTGCGGCCCGCGCTGCTCCCCGGAGCAGGTGCACCAGGTCGCGGCCCAGCTCCGGCTCGACGACCCGCTCTACCTGCGCTACTTCCACTTCCTCCAGGGGCTGTTCGCCGGCCAGGACTACTCCACCGGCACCTCGGTCGAGCACTGCGCGGCACCGTGCCTCGGGCTCTCCTACCAGAGCGACCAGCAGGTGCTCACGCTGCTGCTGGCCAAGCTGCCGGTCAGCCTCTCGCTGGTGGCCGGCGCGATGGTGCTCTGGCTGGTCATCGGGGTCGGCACCGGCGTCCTCTCCGCCTGGCGGCGCGGCCGGCTCTCCGAGCGGGTGCTCACCGTGCTGACCCTGGCCGGCTGGGCCACGCCCGTGTTCGTGCTCGGGCTGGTGCTGATGATCGTGGTCTGCGGCGAACTCCAGCTGCTGCCCTTCCCGCAGTACGTGCGCTTCGGCGACGACCCCGAGCAGTGGGCGTGGAACCTGCTGCTGCCCTGGCTGTCGCTGGCCCTGATCGAGGCGGCCGCGTTCGCCCGGCTGACCCGCTCGGCCATGCTGGAGACCCTCGCCGAGGACCACATCCGCACCTTCCGCGCCTACGGCGTCGGTGAGCGGGCCATCGTCGGACGGCACGCCCTGCGCGGCGCGCTCGCCCCCGTCATCGCGCTCAACGCCAACAACGTCGGCTCCGCCATCGGCGGCGCGGTCCTCACCGAGACGCTGTTCGGGCTGCCCGGCATCGGCCAGGAACTGGTGCACGCGGTCAAGGTCGTGGACCTCCCCGTGGTCGTCGGCATGGTCCTGGTCGTCGCCTTCTTCGTCGTCATCGCCAACGCCGTCGCGGACGTCCTGTACGCGCTGGCCGACCGCCGGGTGGTCCTCGCATGAGCCTGGTCGAAGTCACCGACCTCACCGTCGAGTTCGGCGCCCTGCGCGCCGTGGACGGACTCTCCTTCACGCTGGAGAAGGGGGCCGCGCTGGCCCTGGTGGGGGAGTCCGGCTCCGGGAAGTCCACCGTCGCCGGCGCCCTGCTGGGCCTGCACCGGGACACCGGGGCACGGGTCGGCGGCTCGGTCCTGGTGGCCGGCACCGACGTGGCCGCCGCCTCCGACGCCGAGCTGCGGGCGCTGCGCGGGGCCAGGGCCGCCATGGTCTTCCAGGACCCGCTGTCCTCCCTCGACCCGTACTACGCGGTGGGCGACCAGATCGCCGAGGTGTACCGCGTGCACACCCGGGCCTCCCGGCGGGCCGCACGCGCGCGTGCCGTCGAGGTGCTGGACCGGGTCGGGATCCCGGACGCCGTCCGCAGGGCCCGGTCCCGGCCGCACGAGTTCAGCGGAGGGATGCGCCAACGCGCGCTGATCGCCATGGCGTTGGCGTGCGAACCCGAGCTGCTCATCGCGGACGAGCCGACCACCGCGCTCGACGTCACCGTGCAGGCCCAGATCCTCGACCTGCTGCACGCCCTGCGCCAGGAGAACGGGCTCGGGCTGCTGCTCGTCACCCATGACGTGGGCGTCGCCGCCGAGAGCGCCGACGACGTGCTCGTCATGCGGCACGGCCGCGCGGTCGAACACGGCTCGCTGCGACAGGTGCTGGCCGCGCCGGAGCAGCCGTACACCCGTGAACTCCTCGCCGCCGTACCGCGCGTGGACGCACCGCGTGCCGCGTCGGCCGGGGAGGCGGGGGAGACGGTGCTCGAAGCGACCGGGCTGCGCAAGGAGTTCGGGCGCGGACGCGGGGCGTTCACCGCCGTGGACGACGTCTCGCTGACCCTGCGCCGGGGCGAGACCCTGGGCATCGTGGGGGAGAGCGGCAGCGGCAAGACCACCCTGGGCCGCATGCTGGTCGGTCTGCTGGAACCGACCTCCGGCACCCTCCGCCACGAGGGACGAGCGCACCACGGCGTCGACCCCGCCGTGCAGATGGTGTTCCAGGACCCGGCCTCCTCACTCAACCCCCGCCGCACGGTGGGCGATTCGATCGCCGACCCGCTGCGCGCCAAGGGGAAGCTGGACGACAGGGCCGTACGGGAGCGGGTGACCGGACTGCTGGAGCGGGTCGGTCTCGAAGCGGCCCACCACGACCGCTACCCGCACGAGTTCAGCGGCGGCCAGCGCCAGCGCATCGGCATCGCGCGGGCCCTCGCCGCCGACCCGCGCGTCATCGTCTGCGACGAACCGGTCTCCGCGCTCGACGTCACCACCCAGGCCCAAGTAGTCGCGCTACTGGACGAGTTGCGGCGGGAACTCGGGCTCGCGCTCGTCTTCGTCGCGCACGACCTCGCCGTGGTCCGGCAGGTCAGCGACCGGGTCGCCGTCATGCGCCGGGGACAGGTCGTCGAGACCGGCCCCGCCGACGAGGTCTACGAGAACCCGCGCGACCCGTACACCCGCCAACTGCTGGCCGCCGTACCGGCGCTGGACCCGGAGGTCGCCGCACGGCGGCGGGCGGCGAGGCGAGAGCCCGCTCCGGCGTGACGATTTGCGTGTGGACCGTCACCGCGCGATCTCTTAGCGTGTCGGAACGCGGCTCGCCCGCGAAAGTTACGACCGTTCACCCCTTTTGGTGGTGCGACGGACAACCGTCCGTCGCACCACCGCCCTCTCCGCATACGTTCGTCCCGCTGCGAGCCGCCGGGACGACGGCGGCTCCCACACACGGGAGATCGGGGGTGCACGCGTGCGCATCGGACTGCTTACCGAGGGTGGCTATCCGTATGTCGGCGGTGACACCGGGCTCTGGTGCGACCGGCTCGTGCGCGGGCTCGGGCAGCACGAGTTCGACGTCTACGCGCTCAAGAGCGGCCGGCAGCAGGAGGACGACGGCTGGGTGCCGATCCCGCCGCAGGTCAGGCGGGTGCGCACCGCCGGGTTGTGGACGGCCGGGGGCGACGGCGCCCCGCTGGGCCGCCGCGCCCGCAGGCGGTTCACCGAGCACTACGGCGAACTGCTGGGCGCGGTCTGCGGCTTGGGGGAGGACTCCGCCGCCGAACTGGCGGACCGTTTCGGCAACGCGCTGTACAACCTCGCCGAACTCGCCCGCGACAGCGGCACCCTGACCGGAGCCCTCCGCTCCGACCACTCCGTGACCGCCCTGGAGCGCGCCTGCCGCGCCCCCGGCGCGCCGCGCGCGGCGCACGAGGCGCGTGTCCCCGACCTGCTGGCCGTCACCGACCACCTCGCCCGCGCCCTCGGCCCCCTCTCCCTCGACTGGTACGGCGAAAACGCCCTCGCCGCCGTCGACCTCTGCCACGCCACCTCCGGCGGCCCCACCGCCCTGCCCGGCCTGCTCGCCCGGCACTTCGCCGGCGTGCCCCTGCTGGTCACCGAGTACGGCGTCCAGCTCCGCGCGCACTACCTCGCGCTCGGCCCGGACAGCGCCGCACCGGCCGTCCGCTCCCTCCTCGCCGCCTTCCACGGGCGGCTCGCCGCCGAGGTCTACCGGCGCGCCGAGATCCTCACCCCCGGCAGCAGCCACGCCCGGCGCTGGCAGGAGCGGTGCGGCGCCGACCGGGCCCGTATCCGCACCGTCCACCCGGGCATGGACGCCGACCGGTTCGCCGAGGTCGGCGAGGCGCCCGACCGCGCCGACGCCGGCACGCTGGTGTGGGTGGGCCGGATCGAGCCCGGCCGGGACCTCGTCTCGCTGCTGCACGCCTTCGCCGAGGTCCGCAAGGAGGAGCCGCACGCGCGGCTGCGCATCGTGGGCGTGCCGGTGGGGGCCGAGGGCGAGGCGTACCTCGCGCAGTGCCGGGCGCTGGCCGCCCAGCTCTTCCCGGACGAGGCCGAGGGGCTGCACGCCGTGGGGGACAACCCCGTGTCGTTCACCGAGGTGGGGGCGCCCGAGGCGCCGACGCTGCCCGACGCGTACGCCGCCGGGGCCGTGGTCGTGCTGTCCAGTGTGGTCGAGGGGTTCCCGGTCAGCCTGGCCGAGGCGATGTTCTGCGGCCGGGCCACGGTGTCCACCGACGTGGGCGCGGTGGTGGAGGTCATCGGGGGCACCGGGCTCGTCGTACCGCCGCGCAATCCGAGGGCGCTCGCGGAGGCGTGCGTGGCGCTGCTGCGCGACCCCGAGCGCCGGGCGCGGCTGGGGGCGGCGGCGCGGGCACGGGCGCTGGAGCTGTTCGGCGTCGAACAGAACATCACGGCATTTCACGGCATTTACCTGGAGATCATGTCGCACTGCCCGGTGCGCCGGGTCGCCGTGGACGAGGCCGGGGAGCCGCTGCCGTTCGCCGACCCGGCCGAGTCCCACGTGCCCGGCCACTGGACCGTCCCCACCCTGCTGCGGGGCTCGCCGGAGCCGGTACGGGCCGGGGCGGAGGGGGCGCGATGAAGGGCGTGGACAGAACGCGGGCGGTGGCCTCTTCCGGGGCCACCGAGGCAGCTCCCCGCCGGGGTGCCGTCGACCCCGTGAAGGCCCTGCTGCACCAGCACCGGGAGCTGTGCGAGCGGGCCGTGGACCCGCTGGAGATCGCGGCCGGGCTGGAGTCGCACGGCTTCACCGACCGCTCCGCCGCCCGCTACCGGCACCGGGACGTGTTCTCGCTCGCCGAGGAGCTGTACGCGCGCGTCCCCCGCGACGACGCCGACCCGGCCCCCGAGCCCGCCCCCGGCCCCGCCCCGCGCATCCGCGCCGGCTGGGTCATGCTCACCCTGCTCCCCGGCGCGGTCGCCTCCGGCGCCCTCGCGGGACTACGGCTCGGCCCCGGCACCGCCCGCCCCCTGATCGCCCTGGGCGGCCTCCTCGCGATGACCCTCGCCGTACGCGCCGCCCTCGGCCGGGGCCCCCTCGCGGCCCGCCCCGGCGCCGCCGCGCGGCCCTCCGCCCCCGTGTGGACCGCCTGCCTCCTCGGGTACGCCCTGCTCGGTGACGGTCTGCTGGACGCCGTGGTGAGCGGCGGCCCCGACGCGCTGCCCACCGGCGCCCCGGACGGCCCATGGCCCGCCGCCACCGCCCCCGTACTGGCCCTCGCGCTGGCCTGCGCCCCCGCCGCCTGGTGCGCCCACCTCCTGGACCTCGGGGCCCGCCGACGGCTCGCGGGCAGCCGGGGCCTGGAGGACTTCACCTCCGGCGCGCGCCCCCTGCTGCTCGGCGTCCTCGCGCTGTACCTGGCCGCCCTGACCGGCCTGCTCGCCCTCACCGGCGCCGTGCTGCACGAGGACCCGGCCTACCCGGGGGCCCTCACCCTGGGCGCCCTGCTGTTCCTCGCCCGCCTCCTCACCGTCCACCGGCACCGGCACGCGCCGGCCGTGATCCTGGGCGCGGCGGCGGTCGCCGAGGTGGCCGCTCCGGCGCTGGTGCTGAGTGGCCGGCTCCCCGGCTGCCACTTCCTCGCCGTACCGGTGACGACCCTGGTCGACCCCCTCGGCGCGGCCGCGATCCCCGCCCTGGGCTGCGGCTGCGCGGCCCTGGTCCTCCTGGCCCACTCCCTGCGCACCCTCACCCGAGCCTCGGCCCACGCGCCCCTGGGGGGCCCGGAGTGAGACACGCGTGCTCCGTGCGGCCCAGGGGCGCAGGCGCCGGTCACCCACCCCTGACAGGACCTGCCACGACCCCGCGCCCGGCCACCCCGGGCGCTCACCGGACGGCAGGCACCCCCGGCGACGGCCCACGCGGCCCCGCGCCCGTCCCCCGCCTTCGTCCGCACGGCCGTGCCGCCGGGCCCGTCGCCCACCTCCGGGCGCGGCCCGGCTGAGGGAGCCCGGCACCCCGGGATACCCCACCCACCCCGTCACGGCACCGGCGCCCCACCGCCGCCCCGCCCTCTCCCCCCTCATCCCTGAGACCTTCATCCCTGAGAAGGAGAACACCAGATGACCACCTCCCGACACGGAGTCACCGCAGTGGCCGGGTCCGTGGGAGCAGCCGCGGCGCACACCTCGGGGGCCGCCCTATGAGGGTCCTGATGATCGGAGCCAACGGGTACATCGGCCGCTTCGTCGCCGACCGTCTCCTCGCTGACCCCGCCGTGCAGCTCACCGCGCTCGGCCGGGGCGACGACGCCGACGTCCGCTTCGACCTCGCCACCGGCAGCCCCGGCGCGCTCACCCGGTTCCTGGACGCCGTGCACCCCGGCGTCGTCGTCAACTGCGCCGGTGCCACCCGGGGCGGCGCCCGCGACCTCACCCGGCACAACACCGTCGCCGTGGCCACCGTCTGCGAGGCGCTGCGGCGCAGCGGCTGCGGGGCCCGGCTGGTGCAGATCGGCTGCGGCTCCGAGTACGGGCCGAGCCAGCCCGGCTCCTCCACCGCCGAGGACGCCGTACCCCGGCCGGGCGGCCCCTACGGGGTCAGCAAGCTCGCCGCGACCGAACTGGTCCTCGGCTCCGGGCTGGACGCCGTGGTGCTGCGCGTCTTCTCGCCCGCCGGACCCGGCACCCCGGCGGGGTCGCCGCTGGGGAGACTCGCGGAGGCCATGCGCCGGGCCATGCAGGCGGGCGACGGCGAACTCAAGCTCGCCGGGCTGGGCGTCCAGCGCGACTTCGTCGACGTACGCGACGTCGCCCGCGCGGTGCACGCCGCCTCGCTGTCCGCCGCGCAGGGCGTGATCAACATCGGCTCCGGCCGTGCCGTACGGCTGCGCGACGCGGCCACCGTCCTCGCCCGGGTCGCCGGGTACGGCGGCGCGCTCAACGAACTCGACGCCCCGCCCGGCCCGTTGCGCGGGCAGATCGGGCATCCGCGCGGCGACCTGGACCACGCGGTGCCGGTCGCCTACCCCTACCCGGACGGCTGCGGGAGCTGGCAGCAGGCCGACGTACGCACCGCGCGCGACCGGCTCGGCTGGCGGCCCCGGATCAATCTGGAGGAGTCCCTCGCGGACATCTGGATGGAGGCGGCATGCCGCATCTGACCAGCGCGCCCGCCCTCACCGGCGTGCGCACCGCGATCGGCGTCCCCGACTACGCGCACCCGCTGACCGCGCCCACCCAGTGGGCCGAACTGGCGCGTCCCGGAACGCCGTTGGACTGGGTGGTGCTCAACGTCGCCGCCGGACCCGGCACCCGCCCCGACCCGCACTGCCTGGACGCGGCGGGCCGGCTCCGGGGCGGCGGGGTCCGCGTACTGGGCCACCTGGACCTCGCGCACGGGATGCGCCCCTTCTCCGACCTGGTCACCGACGCGCACCGCCACCTCGACTGGTACCGCGTCGACGGCTTCCTGCTGGAACGCTGTCCCGGAGACCGGGCCCAACTGTCCGAGGTCCGGCGGGTGCTCACCACGCTCCGCGCGCTCGCCGGGGACACCCACCTCGTGCTCGGCCACGG comes from the Streptomyces seoulensis genome and includes:
- a CDS encoding spherulation-specific family 4 protein, whose product is MPHLTSAPALTGVRTAIGVPDYAHPLTAPTQWAELARPGTPLDWVVLNVAAGPGTRPDPHCLDAAGRLRGGGVRVLGHLDLAHGMRPFSDLVTDAHRHLDWYRVDGFLLERCPGDRAQLSEVRRVLTTLRALAGDTHLVLGHGEHPCPGYAENADQLVTFRGSWADYRWSQVAEWTADYPESRFCHFVHSVPRGHLEEALRIARWQGAGTVYLTDRTDQGGRANPWETMPGHWDEFVSRVGTGVSE
- a CDS encoding NAD-dependent epimerase/dehydratase family protein, whose product is MRVLMIGANGYIGRFVADRLLADPAVQLTALGRGDDADVRFDLATGSPGALTRFLDAVHPGVVVNCAGATRGGARDLTRHNTVAVATVCEALRRSGCGARLVQIGCGSEYGPSQPGSSTAEDAVPRPGGPYGVSKLAATELVLGSGLDAVVLRVFSPAGPGTPAGSPLGRLAEAMRRAMQAGDGELKLAGLGVQRDFVDVRDVARAVHAASLSAAQGVINIGSGRAVRLRDAATVLARVAGYGGALNELDAPPGPLRGQIGHPRGDLDHAVPVAYPYPDGCGSWQQADVRTARDRLGWRPRINLEESLADIWMEAACRI